A single Brassica rapa cultivar Chiifu-401-42 chromosome A04, CAAS_Brap_v3.01, whole genome shotgun sequence DNA region contains:
- the LOC103865522 gene encoding kinesin-like protein KIN-5C, with the protein MSSRHDKEKGVNVQVLLRCRPFSDDELRSNAPQVLTCNDLQREVAVSQNIAGKHTDRVFTFDKVFGPSAKQKELYDQAVVPIVNEVLEGFNCTIFAYGQTGTGKTYTMEGECRRSKGGPSGGLPAEAGVIPRAVKQIFDTLEGQEAEYSVKVTFLELYNEEITDLLAPEDISRVASEDKQKKPLPLMEDGKGGVLVRGLEEEIVTSANEIFTLLERGSSKRRTAETFLNKQSSRSHSLFSITIHIKEATPEGEELIKCGKLNLVDLAGSENISRSGARDGRAREAGEINKSLLTLGRVISALVEHLGHIPYRDSKLTRLLRDSLGGRTKTCIIATVSPAVHCLEETLSTLDYAHRAKHIRNKPEVNQKMMKSTLIKDLYGEIERLKAEVYASREKNGVYMPKERYYQEESERKAMAEQIEQMGGQIENYQKKLEELQDKYTGQVRECSDLTSRLDSTEKSLSQTSKMLASTDEELKKSQYAMKEKDFIISEQKKSENVLVQQACVLQSNLEKATKENESLHQKIGRENKLSADNRKVVDNYQAELSEQISNLFSMVASCLSQQNAQLHGVNKLSQSRLEAHNKAILEMKKKVGASRDLYSSHLEAVQNVVRLHKANSNACLEEVSALTTSSASSIDEFLASGEETTSSLFDELQNALTSHQREMALFARELRQKFHTTMEQTQEMSEYTSTFFQKLMQESKNAENRAAEANDNQINSIIDFQKTYEAQSKSDTEKLIADLTNLVSCHVRRQHELVDSRLSNFKDAVSSNKTFLDEHVSTVNTLAKDAKRKWETFSMQAENDAREGADFSAAKHCQMELLLQQSVGHAESAFKHCKLTHESLKEMNSKQVADVSSLVKSACDNNEQHDGEVESARTAAEKDVAKNSDEIIQQIDGMSEGEKVFVSQILENVKTHEKSLESFQHDHCCQARCIEDKAQETFQQRYMEYEPTGTTPSKSEPDVPTKDTIESLRAMPVETLVEVFRENNSYESFAAKESKPQQLTRSPLSQVN; encoded by the exons GTGTTTGGACCATCAGCCAAACAGAAGGAATTGTATGACCAGGCCGTTGTTCCAATCGTGAACGAAGTACTTGAAGGTTTTAACTGTACAATATTTGCTTATGGACAGACTGGTACAGGGAAAACATATACAATGGAAGGAGAATGTCGCAGGTCTAAG GGCGGGCCTAGTGGAGGTCTTCCAGCAGAAGCAGGTGTTATACCTAGAGCTGTCAAACAAATCTTTGATACGCTCGAAGgccaggaagctgagtacagtGTCAAAGTCACGTTTCTGGAACTCTACAACGAAGAGATCACCGATCTGCTTGCTCCTGAAGATATCTCCAGAGTTGCTTCTGAAGATAAACAGAAGAAGCCGTTGCCTCTGATGGAGGACGGCAAAGGTGGCGTTCTCGTTAGAGGATTGGAAGAGGAGATCGTGACGAGTGCTAATGAAATCTTCACTTTGCTCGAGAGAGGTTCCTCTAAACGGCGAACTGCAGAAACGTTCTTGAATAAACAATCTAG TCGGTCGCATTCTCTGTTCTCGATAACGATACATATCAAAGAAGCTACTCCGGAAGGTGAAGAATTAATCAAGTGTGGGAAGCTGAACTTGGTTGATTTAGCAGGATCAGAAAATATATCACGTTCTGGTGCTAGGGAT GGACGCGCTCGAGAAGCTGGTGAAATAAACAAAAGTCTTCTTACATTAGGGCGAGTGATCAGTGCTTTGGTAGAACATCTTGGACACATTCCTTACAG GGATAGTAAGCTCACCCGGTTACTACGTGATTCACTTGGTGGGAGAACGAAGACATGTATCATAGCAACAGTTTCACCTGCTGTTCACTGTCTCGAGGAAACCTTGAGTACTCTAGATTATGCACACAGGGCAAAGCATATTAGGAACAAACCAGAG GTTAACCAGAAAATGATGAAGTCTACTTTGATAAAGGACCTCTATGGTGAAATAGAACGACTTAAGGCGG aGGTCTATGCTTCCCGTGAGAAAAATGGTGTTTATATGCCAAAAGAGAGATACTATCAAGAGGAGAGTGAAAGAAAG GCAATGGCCGAACAGATTGAACAGATGGGTGGTCAGATAGAGAATTATCAAAAG AAACTTGAGGAATTGCAAGACAAGTACACTGGTCAAGTGCGGGAGTGCTCTGATTTGACCAGCAGGCTTGATAGCACCGAG AAAAGCTTGAGCCAAACCAGCAAAATGCTTGCTTCCACAGACGAGGAACTGAAGAAATCTCAATACGCCATGAAGGAGaaagatttcattatttcagaGCAGAAAAAATCTG AAAATGTACTGGTTCAACAAGCTTGTGTTTTACAATCGAACTTGGAGAAAGCTACTAAAGAAAATGAGTCATTACACCAAAAAATTG GAAGAGAGAATAAGCTCAGTGCGGATAACAGGAAAGTGGTAGACAATTATCAAGCAGAACTTTCTGAACAAATATCCAATCTGTTCAGTATGGTTGCTTCATGTCTGTCCCAGCAAAATGCTCAGCTTCATGGTGTTAACAAACTGTCCCAATCTCGGTTAGAGGCACATAACAAG GCCATTCTTGAAATGAAAAAGAAGGTTGGAGCGTCAAGGGATTTATACAGTTCTCACTTGGAGGCAGTGCAGAACGTAGTCCGCTTGCACAAGGCAAACTCAAATGCTTGTCTTGAAGAAGTTTCAGCGTTAACAACTTCAAGTGCATCTTCCATTGATGAG TTTCTTGCTTCAGGAGAGGAGACAACGTCCTCGTTATTTGATGAACTTCAGAATGCTCTTACGTCCCACCAGCGAGAAATGGCTCTCTTTGCGAGGGAACTGAGACAG AAGTTCCACACAACTATGGAGCAAACACAAGAGATGTCTGAATACACAAGTACGTTCTTCCAGAAGCTTATGCAGGAGTCTAAAAACGCTGAGAATCGTGCAGCGGAGGCTAATGATAATCAAATAAATAGCATCATCGATTTTCAGAAGACTTACGAG GCTCAGTCAAAATCTGATACAGAGAAACTTATAGCGGATCTAACTAACCTAGTCTCATGTCACGTTCGTCGCCAACACGAGTTG GTGGATTCAAGACTCAGTAACTTTAAAGATGCAGTCTCGTCCAACAAAACTTTCTTGGATGAACACGTCTCTACCGTAAACACTCTGGCTAAAGACGCAAAAAGAAAATGGGAGACGTTTTCCATGCAAGCTGAGAATGATGCCAGAGAGGGTGCTGATTTCTCTGCTGCGAAACATTGTCAAATGGAGTTACTGCTTCAGCAATC TGTTGGTCATGCGGAATCAGCTTTCAAACACTGCAAGCTAACTCATGAGTCTCTAAAGGAGATGAACAGCAAGCAAGTCGCAGATGTCTCTTCGCTTGTTAAGTCTGCTTGTGATAACAACGAGCAGCACGACGGTGAAGTGGAGTCTGCAAGGACTGCTGCTGAGAAGGATGTAGCCAAGAACAGCGATGAGATCATCCAGCAAATTGATG GCATGTCAGAGGGTGAAAAAGTGTTTGTATCACAAATCTTGGAAAACGTCAAGACGCATGAAAAATCACTTGAGAGTTTCCAACATGATCATTGTTGCCAAGCTAGATGCATTGAGGATAAAGCTCAAGAAACTTTTCAACAAAGATATATG GAGTATGAGCCCACAGGGACAACTCCGTCTAAGAGTGAGCCAGATGTCCCAACTAAAGACACCATTGAATCACTACGAGCAATGCCAGTGGAGACATTGGTTGAAGTTTTCCGTGAAAACAACTCTTATGAATCCTTTGCGGCCAAGGAATCTAAACCCCAACAGCTAACACGGTCGCCTCTCTCACAAGTCAACTAG